The genomic window TCTGTAGTCTGAACATgagaaatgaacaaaaaatattaattttaccaAATCAAGCCAAAACACATTTATTGTATAAAAGCCAGGTGCAGTCTGAACTATCAGATCAGAACTCAACTCAAGTAGTCTTTTTTCACTGTTCAGAAGAACACAAGTACTCAGCAACACATACAGTGTGTGCAAATGTCTCTAGTAGACAGAGCtgtgtaaaaatacagaaactgTAATCTTAATAGACTGATTTGGTTGATTTTAGGACTGAATGCCTGTTAGGTACCTGTGAGTCAGCAGTTGGTACCGGAAGAGGAAGGTCAGTGATGAGTCCAAAAGCTGGTGCTGCTGGTCGGGGAGGGGCTTGTTGAGGCTCCACCCCTGTATGTGGCACAGGGACAGGGCCGATTGGCCGTTGACCATCCTGTGGTGGGAAGGCAGGAACAAAATGGAAGCTCTGAGTTGGGTAAGGAGGCATCCCCGATGGTTTGTACATACTGAGCCAAAAGACAAAGATAACAAAAGCACACATTAACTTCTTTATTATGGTAGACATCATTTAACTTCGATTTAACTTCTAGTAAAATGGTGAAAAATACTCACTAAGGAAAGGTGGGACCCGACATCAAGGCAGGAGGACTTTTCCAAAACTCATCTAGCAAACTCTGAATTACTTTGCCTAAATCTGAATGCATTCCAAACTTGATTAGAAAgggaaaaagaaataaatgtataacagTTGAGCTTATGGAACTTTTTTCTGAATGTTCTGTAATACAATTTAGATAGACAAAGTCAGCAAAAAACAGCATGTGACTTGATTTTCTGGCTTTTCAATTTGTATGACATTGACAGattcattttaaatcatgaaaaaatCTGATCAGTTTGTGTGTGATCAGCAAGCTGAGACAGCATGCATCgaatcaaaaaaattaattatcagCATGTTTTGATCAGTAGGGTTCATTCATTTACATCACAACGATTTTCGTTtgcatttttgaaaagttttatGTACTTTCCACACTATGAACTTATGCACATATGTATTCCTATTGAACACCTAATACACATGCATATGATGTCTTTGATTTCACAGATTCACGTTTACAAAAAACACTACAAtaacaatgtttttgaaaaactggcactttgaaacccattttcaaaagATATCATTATGAAAATGGCACCCGAAACGTCATCGTCCTGTAAATGAACAGCcgaaatatatataatgttttcttttttaagttgaaaactgttgtgcaaACACCCCGTTAAGAACTACATCTGAAAGTAATTTGCATCCATATTTGAAATCAAAGTTTCAAGCGGACCCTACGTTGGGAAACACTGGCTAAGGTGACATCGCAGAAAATTCTAATTAGTATTGTAGTACTCAAATGAAAGATCATGAAGACAAACTTTTTTCATTGTTGTAATGTTGACTTTAAAAACACTTTCAGATTCCAACCAAGtcatttaaaatgatgaaaaacttACATTAGTTATAAGTGGACTGGTAACCATTGTTCCATTGTTACTGTCTACTAAATGATGACCTACTGGTGGGAAAACACTGACCACTGGTTTCTCCTGAGGAAACTGTTGTGGGAGCAAGCTGTGGGTGACAGCAAATATCAAATTATAATAACACACACTCAAAACCATGATACACCATactaattatttttatacttacATATTGACAGTAATAGTTGAATTGTTGACAGTAAAAGGAAGTCTGTACTCTACATCCTTCTGAATTTCTGCAAGACTTGGAGACATCATGAAAAGAATTAAGTCAGACAAATAAAGAAGAATTTCacttaaaataacaacaaatgaGTGTGACATCCACGTCTCAGCCAATTGTGATATTTGGATGTGGGACTGCTTGTTTGGCAGACCAATGAAGGACATAACAGTGTTTGGGGAAACGTGttagaaaacagtcattatatatttggtattacattatattttggtATCTTGGCGCAGAAATCACTGTATATGGTTAACTACATTGGCAGCTTCATATTAGAAACTGAAAGATAGATAGTTCAGATTTTGATGAACTCACCATTGCATTTATGGGTcaaaaattgtgtgtttttaatgacTGGTAACTAAGTTTAACTTAATCAGATTTAGGGAAGTTATACCTGCTCAAGAAGACAATGGCTCTGTCATTCTGTTAAATATGATACAAGGTGTAACATGCCACTAATTTAACACGCCCTGTTGAGTAAGAAGGGATCTCATAAACTATGAAGAGCTAATACTTTAATCTGAAACATGGACAGCACATCCAGAAcacgcaacaacaacaacaaaaaggtcAACAACACAAATCGGGTTTTCCAGATGATTCTTTTCACTGATCGTACCATTGAGCACATGTTATCAAGCCTGAAATCGTGATGTAGAGTTCATTTAGGCTGTCTCAAATCTTAGCGTGCTCTCAACTGCTATACTGAATACCTAATCGCTGTCCCAGGTAACGTTATTCGTCTCTCTAGGTTTGGGACACAGCCATTCAGAGACTTACTTGGAGTGGGCAGCTTTGAGCGACTCgatctgtctctgtctttgtttCTGTAGACTGTTAAGAGGAGGGATCGATCCAGGGCCCTTGGATAGGGGGAAAATCCAGTTCATTCTCGCCGGCCAAAACGAAAACTAACTCTTGAATGTCTCGGCGTTGTCAGTTTGAAGAGGCCTGACGATGTCAAACAGAATATTCAAGAAATACCCAACGCCACCATTAGCATTAGCTACTACCCTTTCTAGCCTTGTATTAATATTAGCGACCTAACAGTCATTTAAATTGGTGAACAGTAATCTAAAAGAAACGCTTATGACTGCTGAATAAGATATGTTGAGTTTTAGTAACACTGTGTAGTCTGAAGTACACTGGCTCGCAGGAAAACAACCCGTGTGATCGTGACGTCAGCTGCACCCGTCATCACTCTCAGTAGGGAGCAGTTTAAAGAGACACGGGCCTAgataattaatttgttattatctAGGCCCGTGTCTggatatatatggatatatagatatatgGCATTACAGAGATTAAGGTATGCCAAAAACATTACTAAATGGATATTCAAGCACCCGCAGGCACATCTAAATCACGTGCATTATATCCACTCCAAGTAGTCACAGAATTatcaaactaattaaattaaatatccaaATTACAACGATTATAACACTCAATATAATTCACACGTATGatcatataattaattttaaccaTACACttttactaataaattattacGTACATTCAAATCAAACACAACTATCAAACCACTCTGATCATACCCTCTTCCTCCAGACCGCATTAGTGCAGTAATGTACGTTTTCCTAAGTATTCCTACTTTTAAAATTCTCCACATAATTTCTgtcttcaatatttttattcattaattatatttcatataatacagaaattacttttaaaacattacttaGATATATCTCGTTAGAATAATTCTA from Carassius auratus strain Wakin chromosome 1, ASM336829v1, whole genome shotgun sequence includes these protein-coding regions:
- the LOC113106182 gene encoding vacuolar protein sorting-associated protein 37A-like, with the protein product MNWIFPLSKGPGSIPPLNSLQKQRQRQIESLKAAHSNLAEIQKDVEYRLPFTVNNSTITVNILLPQQFPQEKPVVSVFPPVGHHLVDSNNGTMVTSPLITNFGMHSDLGKVIQSLLDEFWKSPPALMSGPTFPYMYKPSGMPPYPTQSFHFVPAFPPQDGQRPIGPVPVPHTGVEPQQAPPRPAAPAFGLITDLPLPVPTADSQSGLNGHIYKMPEIPDTFPELSEMSVSQLKDMSDQDDMLLEFFMCLPQLKQVTSDKEELVNNIVEIAKKNLQLEPQLEGKRQEMLCKYEQLTQMKSVFETKMQRQHELSESCSLSALQARLKVAAHQAEEESEETAENFLEGKTDIDDFLTSFMEKRTLCHCRRAKEEKLQQCMTVPYHTLD